GCCTCGATCGCTTTGGGGAGCAGATCCTTGGCCGAGATGCGCGGCGGCAGTTCGATCCACAGGAAGAGACCGCCCTCCGGTTCCGTCCACTTCGCTCCCTCAGGGAAGGTCTCCGCCAGCGTACGGATCATGAGATTGCGCTTCTCCGCGTAGTTGGCCTTGATCTTCTCGATGTGCGGTTCCAGCTTGCCGGCCTTGACATACTCGTAGATCATCGCCTGGCAGAGTGTGTTGGTGTGGAGGTCGGTGCACTGCTTGACCTTCTCGAAATGGACCATGATATCGGCCGGGCCGTTTATCCAGCCCACCCGCAGGCCGGGGGCGAGCACTTTGGAGAAGGTGCGCAGCGCCACCACCTCGTCGCCGCCGAGACTCTTGAGCGTGGGCACCGGGGCGCCGGTGAAGCGGATATCGCTGTACGGGTTGTCGTCGATGATCGGGATGTTGCGGCTCATGGCCAGGTCGAGCAGTTCCCGCCGGCGCTGCTCGGACATGGTGATGCCGGTCGGGTTCTGAAAATTGCTCACCGTGTAGATTAGTTTCGGGCGGTAGCGGTCGAGGCATTTCCGCACGCGGTCGATGATCATCCCCTCGCCGTCCATCTCCGCCGCACAGTAGCGGGCGCGGTAGTAGTTGAAGGCCTGCAGGGCGCCGACATAGGTGGGGTTCTCGGTGAGAATGTAGTCTCCCGGTTCGATAAACGCCCGCGCCACCAGCTCGATCCCCTGCTGGCCGCCCGCCGTGATCTGGATATTCTCCGCCGAGGTTTTGGTGCCGCGCGCGGTGGCCCGCTCGGCAATGAGTTTGCGCAGGGGCGTAATGCCGGCGGACAGGGAGTACTGCACGGCCTCCGGGCCGAACTCCTCGATCGCCTGCGCCATCGCCCACTTCATGTCCTCCAGCGGAAACAGCGCCGGGTCGGGCAGCCCGCCGGCGAAATTGATGACCCCCGGCCGGGAGGAAATCTTGAGGATTTCCCGGATAATCGAGGACTCGAGGGTCGTGACGTGGCGGGCAATCTGCCACGCGTCAGTATGGACCTTCTTCTGGTGATCGGCGCACATGCGGTTCTCCCTTTCTTCTTCGCCGCCCCCCCGCCGAGGCGGCGGCCGGACTCCTTGCGCCAAGATAGGATCGAGGGAACTCAAATCCAAGGAGGAATCATCGCCCACGGGGACGATTCACTCAGCGGGCCAACCGCGCGCCGGCCGCACCGCAGGGGAAGTCAACGCTCGCCGGCCCGCAAGCCCGGTTCGGCGGCCGATGACCTCGCGCGGGCCGCCCCCGGCACCGGACCGCTCGGCTCCGCAGGGGTGGCGGTGCCGAAGATGCGATCCCACCACGGCACCGTGATGGCGAAATTGCGCTCTTCATAGCGGGGATGGAAATGGTGCCGCAAGTGATGCCGCTGCAGGCGCACCAGCCATTCGCGCTCCGGTTTCCGATGATGATAGAAGTAGTGCGACAGATCGTACGCAAGGTAGCCGAGCGTGAAGCCGCCGTGGAACGCCCAGCCGGAACGGCCGAACACCGCCGTCCAGAGCGCGAGAAAGAGGAAAAACAGGACGAGGCTGACAGACGGGGGCATGACGAGGCGGTACGGATCTTTGGGCCACTCGTGGTGAATGCCGTGAATCCAGAAATGCATCCGGGCGCCCCACCCGTTGTTGGGCACCCAGTGCATGATCGCACGATGGAGCCAATACTCGGTGAGCGTCCAGGCCGCCGCACCGACCGCCGCCACGAGGACCGTCGTCGGGACCGGGACGCCGCCCCGTGCGACGCTGTACCACAGCAGCCCCAGCGCCGTCGGCAGGTAGATCGCCACGACGACGCCGGGACTGGTCCGCGAGAGCATCTCGACCAGATCGTTCTGAAACAGCCGGGGGGACTGCTCCGTGACTTTCGGTTTGGGCAAGGGCCATTTCACGATACCGACTCCGAAAACTCCGAGAAGTTGTCGCTGGCGCGATCGGCACCGAGAGCCGCGCGGCAAAATGTCGTGAAGTAAACCGGCGGACTTTCCGCCGGGTTCCCGTTCAGGAGACCCCGCCCGACAAGAGAAAAGCCACCGACCCGAATCGAACGGGTGACCTACTGATTACGAATCAGTTGCTCTACCAGCTGAGCTACGGTGGCTTGGCAATCTGGTGCAACGGAGGCGCACCGGCGCCCCTCCGTTCTGATCGGCAAATATAGGGGCGGGCCGGAGTTTATCAAGAGATTTTCTTGAGAATTTGGCGCACCCGAGGACCGCGCCGACTCCGGCCGGAAGCCGCCCGGGCGCGCGCAACCCGACCCCGCTTCGGCGCGTCACTCGGGAAAGCCGACGGGCATCATCAGGAGCGCGGCCTCCGCGCGGCCGTCGACCCCGAGGAACCGGTTGAGCGCATCGTCGTTGAACGAACCCACGGCGACCGTCCCCAGCCCGAGCGCCGCCGCCTGGAGATAGAGGTTCTCGCAAATGGCTCCGCACTCCATGTAGACATAGCGGTAGCCCCGGTCGGCGTACTTCTGGGTCGAGCGCTCAAAGCGGGCGGTGAACAGAAAGGTCACCGGCGACGAGCCGACCGCTTCTTGCTCATGGGCCGCCCCGTGCAGCGCCGCGCGGAAATCCCCCTCTTGGAGAAGGGCGAGCGAACTGTCCGCCGCCTGGAAGTGGTACAAACCGTCGGGCAGCGAATCCCCGCCGGTCACCACGACGTACGTCTCGATCGGATAGAGCGCGCCCCCGGAGGGCGCGGCCCTCCGCTCGGTGCGCCCGCCCGCCGTGAGACCGTCGGCCGACACCAGCAGCCCCGCGAGCGCGGGAAGCGGGATCGGGTCCGGGCGGAAACGACGCTCGGACCGACGGGTGCGGATCGCCTCATCCACGGTTAGCGCGCCTTGACGCGGTGCGGGAAGCCGGTAGCGGGGCGCCCCTTCATAGGACTTGTACAGAGGAATCAGCTTCCCCCACGCCGGCTCTTTCTGTCGGTAACCCTCATCGCCGAACCCGGTGAGGAAATGGAACCGCTCGCCGATCGACATGGAGTCGACGGGCGGCTCGGCCGGGCGGACCGCGGCCGCCGGCAAGAACGCCGCCAAAAACAACAACAGACAACTTCGCATGGGCACAAACCTCCCTGGCGGTTTTCGCCGAAACGCGAACTCTCCCGGAATCTACCTCCCCCCGCCCCGATTGACAAGCAGCCGCCCGGTCACCGGCAGGGAGGGGGTGGGGGTCCGCTCTTGAAAAGGTAGGCGACCAGATAAGCCAAATCGGAGATCGTCGTCAACGCGCCGTTCCCGGATTGACCGTCGACATCCCCTTCCTCCGGGCAGGGCGGCGGCGCCCCGTTCCGAAACAGGAGG
The nucleotide sequence above comes from Candidatus Zixiibacteriota bacterium. Encoded proteins:
- a CDS encoding PLP-dependent aminotransferase family protein, which codes for MCADHQKKVHTDAWQIARHVTTLESSIIREILKISSRPGVINFAGGLPDPALFPLEDMKWAMAQAIEEFGPEAVQYSLSAGITPLRKLIAERATARGTKTSAENIQITAGGQQGIELVARAFIEPGDYILTENPTYVGALQAFNYYRARYCAAEMDGEGMIIDRVRKCLDRYRPKLIYTVSNFQNPTGITMSEQRRRELLDLAMSRNIPIIDDNPYSDIRFTGAPVPTLKSLGGDEVVALRTFSKVLAPGLRVGWINGPADIMVHFEKVKQCTDLHTNTLCQAMIYEYVKAGKLEPHIEKIKANYAEKRNLMIRTLAETFPEGAKWTEPEGGLFLWIELPPRISAKDLLPKAIEAKVAYVYGEPFFPNGGGENTLRLNFATATHEEIVEGIGRLAGLVKANM
- a CDS encoding sterol desaturase family protein, with translation MKWPLPKPKVTEQSPRLFQNDLVEMLSRTSPGVVVAIYLPTALGLLWYSVARGGVPVPTTVLVAAVGAAAWTLTEYWLHRAIMHWVPNNGWGARMHFWIHGIHHEWPKDPYRLVMPPSVSLVLFFLFLALWTAVFGRSGWAFHGGFTLGYLAYDLSHYFYHHRKPEREWLVRLQRHHLRHHFHPRYEERNFAITVPWWDRIFGTATPAEPSGPVPGAARARSSAAEPGLRAGER
- a CDS encoding SagB/ThcOx family dehydrogenase; the protein is MRSCLLLFLAAFLPAAAVRPAEPPVDSMSIGERFHFLTGFGDEGYRQKEPAWGKLIPLYKSYEGAPRYRLPAPRQGALTVDEAIRTRRSERRFRPDPIPLPALAGLLVSADGLTAGGRTERRAAPSGGALYPIETYVVVTGGDSLPDGLYHFQAADSSLALLQEGDFRAALHGAAHEQEAVGSSPVTFLFTARFERSTQKYADRGYRYVYMECGAICENLYLQAAALGLGTVAVGSFNDDALNRFLGVDGRAEAALLMMPVGFPE